A genomic window from Polaribacter gangjinensis includes:
- a CDS encoding transglutaminase domain-containing protein, translating into MIKKIAFLLVVLIQTITFSQDYKFGKVSKEELEEKFHPIDSTAEAAYLYNYRRSYFDFNQTKGGFDLITEVHQRIKIYTKEGFDYANKTINYYSPDSGDSESVYNVSGYTYYLENGKVEKEKLSKDGMFKEKKNKYNAVFKITLPKISEGCIIEFKYTLSSPYATSIDDVRFQLGVPVKKMEAKLEIPEFYAFNILNKGYYTVPLKKASKTFLVGSSTYISNTYNYEAENIPALKNNESYVANIDNYRGAAMFELAQTNFMSVGGEFKSYTRTWEQVSKQIFEYESFGSELNKSGYYSDDLSKILETAKSDPEKVGAIFHFVKNKMKWNGFYSKYADNGVRKAYKENVGNVADINLILIAMLREAGLNANPVLISSRGNGVPLFPTLNGFDYVIGIVQFPDNSYVLLDATEPYSSPNLLPVRALNWQGRIVQKDGTSAWVNLTASKHALEENFMMVKMTDDLSIEGLLRTKNENLNALTIRRNQNHLKDEDLKAKLEEAYKIEIEEYKIGNKDDVSLALTRTIKFSSEDLVEQINDKVYVEPLLFLTARNNPFKLEERKYPVDFATAWRDVHRVNIEIPAGYTVEKLPEPLAIALPDNIGVFKYQVTQNANKISTVAILEFNEPMILPDNYQFLKDFYSKLVLKEAEKVVLVKQ; encoded by the coding sequence ATGATTAAAAAAATCGCCTTTTTACTGGTTGTGTTAATCCAAACAATCACATTTTCTCAAGATTATAAATTCGGAAAAGTTTCAAAAGAAGAGTTAGAAGAAAAATTTCATCCTATTGATTCTACTGCAGAAGCTGCATATTTATACAATTACAGACGCTCGTATTTCGATTTTAATCAAACCAAAGGTGGTTTTGACTTGATAACTGAGGTGCATCAAAGAATAAAAATTTACACTAAAGAAGGATTTGATTATGCAAATAAAACAATCAATTATTACAGTCCTGATTCTGGTGACTCAGAATCAGTTTACAATGTAAGTGGCTATACATATTACCTTGAAAACGGAAAAGTTGAAAAAGAAAAACTGTCTAAAGACGGCATGTTTAAAGAAAAGAAAAACAAATACAATGCAGTATTTAAAATAACATTACCCAAAATTAGTGAAGGTTGTATTATAGAGTTCAAATACACTTTATCTTCACCATACGCAACGTCTATTGATGATGTTCGCTTTCAATTAGGAGTTCCAGTTAAAAAAATGGAAGCTAAATTAGAAATACCCGAATTTTATGCATTTAATATTCTCAACAAAGGATATTATACAGTGCCATTAAAAAAAGCAAGTAAAACATTTTTAGTGGGTAGTTCAACTTACATTAGCAATACATATAACTATGAAGCTGAAAATATTCCTGCATTGAAAAACAATGAATCTTATGTTGCGAATATTGATAATTATAGAGGAGCAGCAATGTTTGAACTTGCCCAAACCAATTTTATGAGTGTTGGTGGAGAATTCAAGTCATACACACGAACTTGGGAACAAGTAAGTAAACAAATTTTTGAATATGAATCTTTTGGTTCTGAATTGAACAAGTCAGGATATTATAGTGATGATTTGAGTAAAATTCTTGAAACTGCAAAATCAGATCCAGAAAAGGTAGGAGCCATCTTTCATTTCGTAAAAAATAAAATGAAATGGAATGGATTTTACAGTAAATATGCTGATAACGGAGTTAGAAAAGCATACAAAGAAAACGTTGGAAATGTAGCAGATATTAACCTAATTTTAATTGCAATGTTGCGTGAAGCTGGGCTGAATGCAAACCCTGTTTTGATAAGCTCAAGAGGCAATGGAGTTCCGCTTTTTCCAACGCTAAATGGTTTTGATTATGTGATTGGAATTGTTCAATTTCCAGATAATTCATATGTTTTATTAGATGCAACTGAACCTTACAGTTCTCCGAATTTATTGCCAGTAAGAGCGTTAAATTGGCAAGGCAGAATTGTACAAAAAGACGGAACATCAGCTTGGGTTAATTTAACCGCTTCTAAACATGCCCTTGAAGAAAACTTCATGATGGTAAAAATGACAGATGATTTGTCAATCGAAGGTTTGTTAAGAACTAAAAACGAAAACTTAAATGCCTTAACAATTCGAAGAAATCAAAATCATTTAAAAGATGAAGACTTAAAAGCAAAGCTAGAAGAAGCATATAAAATTGAAATTGAAGAGTATAAAATTGGAAATAAAGACGATGTAAGTTTAGCATTGACAAGAACCATAAAGTTTTCTAGCGAAGATTTAGTGGAGCAAATCAATGATAAAGTGTATGTAGAGCCATTGTTATTTTTAACGGCTAGAAACAATCCTTTTAAATTAGAAGAGCGTAAATATCCTGTAGATTTTGCAACTGCTTGGAGAGATGTACATAGAGTAAATATCGAAATTCCTGCAGGTTATACAGTTGAAAAACTTCCTGAGCCATTGGCTATTGCGCTTCCTGATAATATTGGTGTTTTTAAATATCAAGTAACCCAAAATGCTAATAAGATAAGTACAGTAGCTATTTTAGAATTCAATGAACCGATGATTTTGCCAGATAATTATCAATTTTTGAAAGATTTTTATAGCAAATTAGTGCTTAAAGAAGCTGAGAAAGTTGTATTGGTAAAACAATAA
- a CDS encoding Lrp/AsnC family transcriptional regulator: MILDETDKKLLNLLQQNAKQTTKQLSLQLNLSVTAVYERIKKLEKEHVIEKYVSIINKQKIEKNFLVFCHIKLMQHTKEYVTTFEKEILKLEEVSECFHVSGDYDYILKIYVKDMESFRDFMLTKLTAIKYIGSTHSSFAIEQLKNTTAIRL, from the coding sequence ATGATTTTAGATGAAACAGATAAAAAACTACTGAATTTACTACAACAAAATGCCAAACAAACTACAAAACAGTTGTCATTACAACTGAACTTATCTGTAACTGCTGTATATGAACGCATCAAAAAATTAGAGAAAGAACACGTGATTGAAAAGTATGTTTCAATCATCAATAAACAAAAAATAGAGAAAAACTTTTTGGTTTTTTGTCACATTAAATTAATGCAACACACCAAAGAATATGTAACCACTTTTGAAAAAGAAATTTTAAAATTAGAAGAAGTTTCTGAATGTTTTCATGTAAGTGGAGATTATGATTACATCCTAAAGATTTATGTAAAAGACATGGAATCTTTTCGTGATTTTATGTTAACGAAATTGACAGCCATCAAATACATTGGCAGTACACATAGTAGTTTTGCCATTGAACAATTGAAAAATACAACTGCAATTCGTTTGTAA